The Candidatus Methanosuratincola sp. genome window below encodes:
- a CDS encoding pyridoxamine 5'-phosphate oxidase family protein produces the protein MKVPENIRDAFAKALKYRRAVVGTASKQGIPNAVPIGVGRFVDEETLCLVDNYFLKTRKNLEENPYAAVTFWVSEEKEGKIITNEGYQLKGKVEIQTSGELYEKIRAETKAMRADFPVRAIALLRVDEVYDVKAGPTAGKRIL, from the coding sequence ATGAAAGTGCCCGAAAACATACGTGATGCCTTCGCCAAGGCACTCAAGTACAGGCGGGCAGTGGTCGGGACGGCCTCGAAACAAGGCATTCCAAACGCTGTCCCCATAGGGGTCGGTAGGTTTGTCGACGAAGAGACCCTCTGCCTTGTGGACAACTACTTCCTTAAGACGCGGAAGAATCTCGAGGAGAATCCCTACGCCGCAGTCACATTCTGGGTGTCCGAGGAGAAGGAAGGCAAGATAATCACCAACGAGGGTTACCAGCTGAAGGGCAAAGTTGAGATCCAGACCAGCGGCGAGCTTTACGAGAAGATCAGGGCCGAGACCAAGGCGATGAGGGCGGACTTCCCGGTGAGGGCGATCGCCCTTTTGAGGGTGGATGAGGTCTACGATGTGAAAGCCGGTCCCACGGCAGGAAAAAGGATACTCTAA